CTATTGAACATTCATGCCACTTGATATTGGTAGAATTTCCTACTGTCGACAACACTCCAGCATTTTTCCCTGATTGAAAAGCATCTTAGTAATCTTGACAGCTTAAACTAAGACAAGAATCTCACACAAACAAGAACATAATCAGACACCACCACTATATGAGCTTATATCAACATAGAAACAATTCAAACGTTCTGCAACTAAATCAGCGTTTCAAAGAGTTCTACATAAGAATATAGCTAAGATCGACATAGATACAAACATAAGGTTCTTGCTATTCCAATATCTTGTTTGTGCTATCTAATGAATCAAGCAAGACAGCCATAACACCAGAAACATCAATGAGATGGTTCAGAAAACAAGACAAATATTCTGATTCAACCAAAATCAAGTCCCTGAATCAAGATTATACCAACAACAGACATCAAAATTGAAGCAATACCAGAGTTTCCAGCATGTCCATTGCCCAAGGTAGCATCTAAATCAATCTCGCATTCACTCTTACCCAAACCATCGACCTTCCCATTAACAATCACCGCCCTCGAACCCTTTTTCTCAGCCCCATCACAAACAACCACCATTGATTTGAAGCTAATCCCATTGGAAAACCTTGCAAACCCAAACGCCGATGGCGGCGAGAATGATTTGTGGCggagcggcggcggcggcacaCATCCCGGAAACGAAATTCCCCCAGTCGAAACCATATCTCACATGCATTTCAAAACGGAAACACCATAgactcaaaaataaatagaaaagagtAAAAACAAATCGATTAAGGAAATCAAGGGCAAATGGAATGCCATAATTGGTCGAATGGCGGAGAGGCTATCCTGTTCTTGTCCGCCATAATAATTAATGACCggtggaaaaaaaattcacgACCCCTTTTGGCGTCAACCCTCGTTTTGAacctttgattttgattcttcttcttcttcttccctgaAATTTATGAACTGTACAAGAAATATACGGAACCAGAGCCGAAGCCGCGGAGCGTGCGAAACGGCGAGCCGTCCggtgaagaagaacaaagagcGACGTCGTTTAGGGTCCCGCGAAAAACAACTTGGTGAATTAACGCAATAAATACGTGAAAGCTGTCGCTGAATGCACCCGACACGACGtggaatttattattaatttttttagttcgatgaaaatttaaaattattaaattactttatataaaataaagactgacctaaaaaacttttaattctttttttaatatttatgatcACTGACGAATATCCgaatttgataataatttttttttattaaaaattaaaaattaatgaaatttaaatattaaatatttacacACATTACTAACAtcaattctaaataaaaaaaaaagatttatttcaaacaatttaaaatatattatctaattaaaattttattgttgtgAGAAagtacaataaaatttaaaatttatagaaaatatttaaaaattagtaataataataaacattttatgtattaaataaaagaaaaaaaaaatgcaattttGAGGATTACTTGCGATATCATCATCACTTCTCCAGATTCCCGCGAGACGAAGCCCTAACTTCCCATTCTCTCTGTGTTTCACTTTCTTGctccattttctttgacaTAATCAAGAGCGGGAAAGCAAATGTCACGCCGTGAAGCTCGGGAATCCGACTCCAAGCGCTACCGTTCCAGATTCGATAGAGAACCCAGGTACCCTCCTCATACCCTTTTCCGATTGCATCCCCTCCTCCTCATCTATAAGAATTTGTTCGGTTTAAATGGATTGTCGTTGTGTCTGCTTCAGTTTAGATTCTGGAATTTCCATGATTTTCCCCCAATTTGATTGAGTGACGTCGCGTGTGGTTTAGTTTGTTTGATGGTATCTTGATGGGAAGGAACACTGTGCATTTGGCGTTCTTATTCATATTCGATTATGgctctttcatttttgtttggaaCGTAAATTTGTTCAATTTGATTTGTCTATTGTTACAGTGTCgattgatatgatatgtttaaaTGGGTCTCGGGGAATTGGGTTTTATGGAGCTCGTGTATGATAGGATGATctagtttattaattttggagatctttttttttggaagatgGAATAGAAATTAACTCATTCCCTCCTTATGTTGGTTGTACTGTCTTTAAGCCTTGCTCCGCTATTTTCTCACTAATGACGTGAGAGGtggttttatttgtttaacgAAGTTTGTAAATTTGAGCTGTAAATAGTATTAGTTCAGTATTTCTTTTGTATGGAAGGACGAACTAGTTCATTTATGCTCCATTGTTTTTCACTCTAATGATGTGAGGTTATTCATAAACAAAACTGTAAAAGTGAGATTGGAAATTGTATTTTGAAAGATTAATGTTTGTTCTTAGATAGGAAGCATGGACACATGTTTGACATGGATATGTATTGACATGTGATGGACATTTATCCGACACACCAAATTCTAgagtgtgtgtatatatatatctatatatattattgtcaACTGACCTGGCCTTTTGTGTTCTTGATgaaacatatttttgtttttttgaatgTCAACTTTGTGTTTTTATCtagtttgaaatattaaatataccAATATGTACACATCTTCTATAAGAAAAAATGTGATGCACCCATGTCATAGTGTATAGAAATTAATGTGTTGCTGTGTTCGTATCATCTCTTTTGTTGTATCTATGCCCCTTTGTCTGCATTTGTGCTTGTGAAGTTCATAGGTGTGAATGGGTAAGTATCTACATTGGTGGTCACTGGTGAAAGCTccttatatattgtttttttatattaccTTGTTTATTTCCATGTTATGCACTCGAGTGCTCACATGTCTTTTGAAGTGCTTGGACTCTGAAGTGTATGCTAATGTGTAGTCGAAGTGGTTGATGGTTGAATGTTGATTGTTGGATGCTGAATGTTGAATGTATGAGTGAAAATTGTAGTTTGCCAATCAATTTAGAACACACATTTCTTTTATAGATTCTTTTAGTTGATTGAATGAGCATTCAGTGGAGAGGACCTGCGTATTCTTAGAAAAAGGTTGCttgcatatatgtatatttctAGCTCCAAGCTACGAAGAAcatatattttgattgttaCCAAAGAAATGATCGGACAATTGCTTTGGCAATGCTCAGTCTGGTAGTTGCTTATGTGTATTAGTTCTAGTTTCAAATTAATTCATGGTTTTTTATGGCTAGTTGGTAGTATGTCGTTGTTATCAGCCCTGCATCATGCCAATTAAATTTCCCCAGTTCCAAAATGGCCAAAACAAATATTTCGAAGTCAAAAGTGAGGGCTCTGAAgctcctctttttttttttttttttttttttttttttttttttttttttcttcatatttaattcaaaataatactTCAGATTGAATAAGGGATTAATGCATGTAAGTACCATCTGATACCTAATCATGGAACTCTAATATGACTTAAATATGTTATTTGTTGTTACTAGTCCAAAGAGGTCAAGGAGGGACAGGAAGCCATTAGAGGAGAAGTTATCTAGAAACTCTAGTTCTCATGTTGAAGATAATAAAGATCGGGATCAGAAACATGAGCTGCGACATGAGGGACAAGATGTGACACCCCATGAGTCTTCATTAGCACTTGATTCTCATCCAGAAGGTGGGGTTAGCAAAGGAGCAAACAGGAACAGTgatgagagagagggagggactAAACGTTCATTGAATCCCACTGAAGTACCACGATCACGATCTTATTTTCAGGTTTGTGCtacattaattttcaattaattttgataatttctttcttatttagttttaaaaataaaattagcaTGATTCTAATTTGGTTTCAGTCGATGTTGTTTTGAAGTGAAATAAGGGTTTTTTTAGAAGAGATTGTTTAAGGTAGACATCCCCCCAGAGCATTTTCTtccttaataaaataaagcctAAGGCATGCACTTTGATGTGGGTCGCCTCAGTAAGGTGCAAGGCGAGATGCTTCAGCGACACTCTTCacactttttaaaactatgttGTAGCATGTTTTTATGGCTTTCGAAGGATGTTTGTCGGgtcaaacaaatattaatatattcttttgcTATCTTATATTTACATAGCTGTGGAATTTCCCCATCCATATCGATAACATTAAATAGCTTAGCAAGTAATAATtctctatttctctctcctcccttcTCCTGCCTTTTCCGTTCTTTGTTGTAATTTAGCTTACCCAACATTTTTGCCGGGCTGATGTAATTGGAATCTTGTTCAGCCCTGTGCCTTCAAGTGCATCCGTGTATATAACTTCTTAGGCTTGCCTGTGCATGTCTTATAACAGCACGACAAACGTGGTAGTGCCGGGCAAGTTGGTCGAAGCTTTGGTCGGAGTTCATCTAGTGGTGGGTTTCTTTACTCCCTTTTAAGCCCAAATTTCAACTTATTTCGagttcttttcattattttttctcttgtGCAACGGTCGTGTTTATATTATAACACTGTTTTAGTATATTCCTCAGAACATTACTAATCATAGCAATTAAGcatgttttattattcttattatatcGACCCTCTTAAATAGATACTATTGTTTTTGTAGTAAATGCATTTACCCTTTTGTTCCCTCGCACTCATGGATCAGTGGTAATATAGGCATTGGCATGTCAACACAATTCTAGtgtcaaatttaaatttagggaGAGAAACTAGTGCAGTTTTGATATGGTGTTCTTTTGCCTTTCATCTTAAATGGAGGAtgcgtttttattttttaactgtTGCCCAAATGTTATATATACAATCTTTTAGAGGTTACGTTTCTTTCTTCTGGACCTGTATAATGACAGTGTCTTGCATGGGAAAATTTAGAACATCTCTTCAACCTTTTTATTCTTGCTTCTCCTCTCATGATTTAgcatcttttttttcctttttagggCGGGGTTGGTGGAAGGATTCAAAGGAACAGGATAAGAATAGTGACAGGGCATCTGGAAAGACAGCAACTTACAATTCACAGCGAAGAGATGAGATACCACAAACCGTGAAAGAGGATAATCACACAAGGACTCGTGACGGGTCCTCAAAACTGGAGGTTGATTCATCAGCTCCTGCTCGGAAAAGGCCTGCATTTAGGGAGAAGAAGATTACACCCgacaatgaaaattttgagaaagcAGGTATGGCATCAGAGAGTAAGAAACTGAGTGATCCACACCAGCCTCAGGATGGAAGAGAgcggagagaagaaagaggcCGTGACACCCGTTACTCCGATAAACTTAGTAAGCACGTTACTGGAGATATGGCTTCCAAAAGGGATGAGATGAAGAGAGGAGGGTACTCGGTGAGAGAAAGGTATGGCaatggaggtggtggtgggaATTACAGGGGAAGAGACAGATTTGGTGGGAGGCAAGGATATCCAGCCAGTGGTGGTACCCGTGTAGAGAAATGGAAGCACGATCTGTTTCACGAGGCTAACCGGAGTCCAACCCCGAAGAACGAAGAGGACCAAATCGCCAAGGTTGAAGCTCTTCTTGCTTCATAGGGTATGGAATAATTAGATGCCATCTGATTTTGTTGAGTCTTTAGTGAATATGGTTTGACGAAAATATTGAAGCATTTGAAATGATGTAGCTTGTGTTCTCCTAAAACATCCTCTCCCGTTTGTTCTCCTGCTTCTTCTTGTTTGTCACAACTCAATGTAATTGAATTGCCTGATTCTGTTCGACCCAAACTACTGCATTTCATAAGAACCTATCTCATTCGAGGTTCAGTTGTCGATCTTGAAACTCAATATTATGTGGTAAATCGATCTTATTTCCATGGTGCAGGTGAAAAAACTAGACTGGAAAGCTGTAGTAGGCATTGATAATAACATGCGAATTGGAGCGCTGATAAGTTACGGTGGCTTATTTCGGGAACGTTTCGGTCAAATATTGTAGGGTCAAACGATTGTCTTGTAAACCTCCTCGTGTCACAATTACTAAGACTCTAgagaattattaaatttagagaCATTATTGGAGAAAGTTGTTGGTACATTGAATCAAAGTCACATTTGGTAATATTAAATAAGTTGTCCTCGATCTATGAATGTCAAACAAGATGGGTATGAATATGGATGAAATTCATTGATTGGCGGCTTAAATCTGCTATAAATAAAGCCATGGAAAAGCAAGTAGAACtcgaaaaagagagaaatggagaCGAAAAGGGTGGTGGGTTTTGTGGCAATGGTGGTTTTGATGGTGGTTATAGCTCAATCCGCCACCGTGGGCGCCGCCGGGGATGAGGCGATTCAGCTGTCGTCATCAACTCCGATTACCTGTCCTGCTACGTTTGTGCCATGTAAAACTGACTCCATCTGCTCTCCATGCTTCTGTGTCAATGGCTCCTGCGTTGAAAACAGAGGAACATGAACAATCAAACATGTTCCCATGGATGGATGATGATCTCTTCAGCtatggagttttttttttttttttttttttttttttttttNtctctctctctctctcccccttaTTAATTAATGTGAGGCTATTAAATGATAAGACTCCAAAGTCAATATTGGTTGGTTTGACTTTTTAATTCTAAGAACAATTATGAACACATTTTGGAAAATATTGGACAACGAGATGGGAATGCAAAATGATTCACGACACTCAAAATAGATACCCGACAAGAATGTATAGTTTCTTACTAAGGAAAAAAATCAAGTGAATAACTCAAAACCGCTCGTGATGTAATATCTTAACAACGTAACAGGCAAAAACGCGTttgcggtgggtttggactgttagaAATAAAGTTGGAGGACTTCTTGTTGTCACAAAATCGTAAGACTGATGGCAATACATAATggatcaaagcagacaatatttgccagCGGTGGGCTAGAGTCTTGTTACAAATATGGTTGAAAGATTCCATGTTGTCACATGCTCAAAAAACTGCTTCAGCACAACGCTCACCTGTTGTCAATGACCATGATGAGCAACGACcaacaaattagaaaatagagagagaaaacgacGAGAGCTAAAAGACATTGGGAAGGTTTCTTTAGAACAATTTTGTCGACCTCAAATGAGGCGTCCAAATGTATGGTTGTGTATTCCTATATtaacatataaaatttatggttcaaattgaaaagaaaggtcCTCCACCAATAATATCTTCGATCATTCCCACGGAACGTTTTGCTCGTGGGGAACCCTATTGTATCCTATTGTATTGTAGGACAAATCTTTGTCCTTTGATGTGGATGCTTCATAATTGTAGGGCTCCTGCccttatcttttattttattttattatttttgggtcaaaatttaaactaaattttaaaataaacaaaaacggttttttaaatttgactaagaattaaaaaaaaaaagagtttctGCTCCTTTTTGGGCTAAAAACCGTCCATGAATGAAGCAGCTGGACTGTAAAGAAGAGGAGCTGATCATCCAACCGCTTTACCAActttacagtgaaagaataaGTAGGTTGAGTCATCACTCGCTATGTGGCTGGAAAAAATGGTAAGTCAACCTCTTCTGTAGAGGCAGACAACAACCTAACCTTTAAGAGTCTGTTCAAAGGGGAATCTTTGGATATCAGTTCGAAGGGAACAAATCTGATAATTTCATAAACTATCCACTCAATTtaaacgttaaaaaaaaaaattaaataatgagaCGATTATTAGTTGAAGGAGTTATTAGCGTTTATTAGGCGCGTaattattaagttttaaatctaaatttattatgctttaaaattattgtttctttaattAGAGTTTACATTAtatcacaaaataataataataataataataataattgttttatttatttattgctaaaattaaaaaaagttaaagtGAAAtaccttttttaaaataaatataaaaaaaggacagcaataattaaaatgcaaAGGAAAATACAAATTAGCATGAATGCAGACTGCAATAACCAAACACGTTTTGTTTCatctgaaaaaaaatattataaaatttttcattttaaaaaattatttgaaacttttcatgttataattatttttgtttaaattttggattaaaatatgAACTACTTCCAAGATTGGGTCCAACAAGCTTGATTATTGGAGATTAGTAAGAttattgtattaaaataaGGATTAAGATAAAGTAATTAATTCTAATTAAATTCAACCAAATGTAAGAACAATAAAGATAGATATCATCTTCCTCTTTCCCTTTCATAAAGTCTAAACCCAATGCGCCATGGAATCTTTTTGAGAGACTAAAGCTTCCAAGAACTGAAAATTCAAGTAACTGGGAAGCTTTGAGCTGTGCGATTCGCCATTTCTTGACAGATTTAGAATCAAATCTAGGGATTGAGCAAAACCCACGAGTTTTTTCCTTAATGGGGTACCAAAATTTGGGGGGttttccatttccatggcTTCTGCTGCTATGTCTGGTTCCCCTGTCGGCGGCGAAGTT
This genomic window from Cucurbita pepo subsp. pepo cultivar mu-cu-16 chromosome LG01, ASM280686v2, whole genome shotgun sequence contains:
- the LOC111806780 gene encoding pre-mRNA-splicing factor CWC25-like, encoding MSRREARESDSKRYRSRFDREPSPKRSRRDRKPLEEKLSRNSSSHVEDNKDRDQKHELRHEGQDVTPHESSLALDSHPEGGVSKGANRNSDEREGGTKRSLNPTEVPRSRSYFQHDKRGSAGQVGRSFGRSSSSGRGWWKDSKEQDKNSDRASGKTATYNSQRRDEIPQTVKEDNHTRTRDGSSKLEVDSSAPARKRPAFREKKITPDNENFEKAGMASESKKLSDPHQPQDGRERREERGRDTRYSDKLSKHVTGDMASKRDEMKRGGYSVRERYGNGGGGGNYRGRDRFGGRQGYPASGGTRVEKWKHDLFHEANRSPTPKNEEDQIAKVEALLAS